In Rosa chinensis cultivar Old Blush chromosome 1, RchiOBHm-V2, whole genome shotgun sequence, a genomic segment contains:
- the LOC112168258 gene encoding receptor-like protein EIX2: MSDGDISDVLPSWFWGLLGDRSTIDLSNNQIRGTLGSSEAVSVNGVEVRFSSNQLEGPVPPFLSNVKYLDLSDNKFLEMTSFLCSSNVKISRFLDLSSNHISRELPDCWRHWVNLDLLDLSNNSFSGKIPPNIGCLLRIKTLKLRRNRLVGELPSSLKSCTSLNVIDLGDNKLSSSVPEWLGVCLPNLVILMLQFNQFSGSLPSQLCHLAYLQILDVSVNEISGTIPKCLNNLTSSAQEGNSNLTIRHSFNTSEAEPPMSSLYYEDDATFMWKGTLCSYKSTLGLVKRIDLSSNRLTGEIPSEITHLVGLVSLNLSRNNLSGKIPLEIGKLKSLDSLDLSRNKIGGRIPTSLARIDRLTYMNLSYNNLSGEIPTEGTGRPNVSSDQEDPDELITLGFYIGLGLGFGVGFWGVSGCLIFKRSWRYAYYNFLNALNGWLYVRVALIRRQLKDMLSGQS; the protein is encoded by the exons ATGTCTGATGGTGACATTTCAGATGTCCTTCCAAGTTGGTTCTGGGGTCTATTAGGTGATCGTTCGACTATAGATCTGTCTAACAATCAAATTAGAGGAACATTAGGGAGTTCAGAGGCTGTATCAGTTAACGGAGTTGAAGTTCGGTTTAGTTCCAACCAGTTGGAAGGTCCAGTGCCCCCATTTCTATCAAATGTGAAATATTTGGATCTCTCTGATAATAAATTTTTAGAGATGACTTCCTTCTTGTGTTCATCGAATGttaaaatttccagatttcttGATCTCTCCAGTAATCATATTTCTAGAGAACTTCCAGATTGCTGGAGACATTGGGTTAATCTAGATCTTCTCGATTTGAGTAACAATTCTTTTTCTGGTAAAATCCCACCCAATATAGGATGTTTACTTAGAATCAAAACATTGAAATTAAGGAGAAACAGACTTGTGGGAGAATTGCCTTCATCCTTGAAGAGTTGTACAAGCTTAAATGTTATTGATCTTGGGGACAATAAGCTTTCAAGTTCAGTGCCTGAATGGTTAGGGGTCTGCCTTCCAAATTTGGTTATTCTTATgcttcaatttaatcagtttagtGGAAGTTTGCCTTCACAATTATGCCATCTAGCATATCTTCAAATTCTGGATGTCTCTGTGAATGAAATATCTGGAACTATACCAAAATGCCTCAATAATTTGACTTCTTCTGCGCAAGAAGGAAATTCAAATCTAACCATCAGACATTCTTTTAATACATCTGAGGCCGAACCACCTATGAGTTCTCTTTATTATGAGGATGATGCAACCTTCATGTGGAAAGGAACGTTGTGTTCATACAAAAGTACTTTGGGACTGGTCAAGAGAATTGATCTCTCAAGCAACAGATTAACAGGGGAGATTCCAAGTGAAATCACTCATCTCGTTGGGCTGGTTTCTCTGAACCTTTCGAGGAACAATTTATCTGGAAAAATACCTCTAGAGATCGGAAAGTTGAAGTCACTAGATTCTCTTGATTTGTCTAGAAACAAGATAGGAGGCAGGATTCCGACAAGCCTTGCTCGGATCGATAGACTTACTTACATGAATTTATCATATAACAACTTGTCTGGTGAAATTCCAACTG AGGGAACTGGTCGGCCAAATGTCTCGAGTGATCAAGAAGATCCAGATGAGCTCATCACACTAGGCTTTTACATTGGTCTGGGACTTGGATTTGGTGTTGGATTCTGGGGAGTCTCTGGGTGTTTGATATTCAAGCGGTCATGGAGATATGCATACTACAACTTCTTGAATGCTTTAAATGGTTGGCTTTATGTGAGGGTAGCTTTGATCAGACGGCAATTAAAGGATATGCTTAGTGGACAATCTTAA
- the LOC112168266 gene encoding LRR receptor-like serine/threonine-protein kinase FLS2, with translation MELGRWLRHAFAISIVLLLHINGSLSLGNHHANLTTRCLERERGALLAIKRDLMDEYNLLSSWGSEAKKQDCCRWERVHCDHQTGHVTQHHLGGLEVISSLGEFKTYKYFKGIVSPKLIELQHLEYLDLSHNFFNANQIPALIFSLFNLRHLDLHYNGLTGSKIPELISNLTNLRYLDLSENFFEGDTPYHQLGNLTHLQYLNLGYNDITHGVENFHWLPHLSSLKYLDLSWVGMIKASDWLETINKLPKLRNLTLRFCSLPPPTLSTLSHINSSNSLVSVDLSGNPDVISSIFKWLCNFNTTLVHLDLSSNQLSGLIPDAFANMSSLAYLDLASNQLSDLFPDVFRNMGSLEHLSLSSNQFSGLIPDAFANMGSLAYLDLSSNQLSGLIPDVFRNMGSLEHLSLSSNQFSGLIPDAFANMGSLAYLDLSSNQFSGLIPDVFKNIGSLEHLSLSSNQLSGLIHDAFANMSSLENLDFSSNQLSGLTPDVFRNMGSLEYLSLSSNQLSGLTPNAFANMSSLAYLSLSSNQLSGLIPNAFANMSSLAYLSLSSNQLSGLTPNAFSNMSSLAYLYLSSNQLSGLTPNVFRNMGSLEYLYLSSNQLSGLTPNAFANMSSLAYLSLSSNQLSGLIPDAFRNMGSLAYLSFSSNQLSGLIPDAFRNMSSLEHLDLSSNQLSGLIPDAFRNMGSLASLSLSSNQLSGLTPNAFANMRSLVELDLSSNQLSGLNPDVFRNMDSLVNLDLYSNQLSGLIPNAFANMSSLARLYLSSNQLSGFIPNAFRNMSSLEYLALSSNQLSGLTPDAFRNMGSLSYLNLSSNKLSGLIHDVFANMSSLARLDISYNPFGGGIPASIGQLCSLRHVSVLGCNLTSGQLSEFVQGCSACFQNSLQSFDLSNNHLAGSLPNLTSVSSLEVLTLSKNKLSVLDSIGNFSSLKQLYVDQNQLQWMIPESIGKLSGLYVLDLSGNLLSGRIPEGIG, from the coding sequence ATGGAGTTGGGAAGGTGGCTCAGACATGCTTTTGCAATATCAATTGTGCTTCTTCTGCATATCAACGGTTCCTTATCACTCGGCAACCACCATGCTAACTTGACGACGAGGTGCCTTGAGAGGGAGAGGGGTGCACTCCTTGCTATCAAAAGAGACCTGATGGATGAATACAACCTGCTCTCTTCTTGGGGAAGCGAAGCCAAAAAGCAAGACTGTTGCCGATGGGAAAGAGTCCACTGCGATCACCAGACGGGCCATGTTACTCAACATCATCTTGGAGGACTGGAGGTGATCTCTTCACTAGGTGAGTTTAAGACTTACAAATATTTTAAAGGAATAGTTAGTCCTAAACTCATTGAGTTGCAGCATTTGGAATATTTGGACCTCAGTCACAATTTCTTCAATGCCAACCAAATTCCAGCGctcattttttctttgttcaattTAAGACACCTAGATCTCCATTACAATGGCCTCACTGGGAGCAAAATTCCGGAGCTCATTAGTAATCTGACCAATTTAAGATATTTAGATCTCTCTGAGAATTTCTTTGAAGGTGATACTCCATATCATCAGCTTGGAAATCTTACTCATTTGCAGTATCTCAATCTCGGGTATAATGACATCACTCATGGTGTAGAAAACTTCCATTGGCTCCCACATCTTTCTTCTTTAAAATACCTGGACCTGAGTTGGGTCGGTATGATTAAGGCTTCTGATTGGTTGGAAACAATAAACAAGCTCCCCAAATTAAGAAACTTAACCTTGAGATTCTGTAGTCTTCCTCCTCCAACTCTTTCCACTCTTTCTCACATAAATTCTTCCAATTCTCTTGTTAGTGTTGATTTGTCTGGAAATCCTGATGTCATTTCTTCAATATTCAAATGGTTGTGCAATTTCAATACCACCCTTGTTCATCTTGACCTCTCTTCCAACCAACTAAGTGGTTTGATTCCGGATGCTTTTGCAAACATGAGCTCACTTGCATATCTTGACCTCGCTTCCAACCAATTAAGTGATTTGTTTCCCGATGTTTTCAGAAACATGGGCTCACTTGAACATCTATCcctctcttccaaccaattTAGTGGTTTGATTCCGGATGCTTTTGCAAACATGGGCTCACTTGCATATCTTGacctctcttccaaccaattaagtggtttgattcccGATGTTTTCAGAAACATGGGCTCACTTGAACATCTATCcctctcttccaaccaattTAGTGGTTTGATTCCGGATGCTTTTGCAAACATGGGCTCACTTGCATATCTTGacctctcttccaaccaattCAGTGGTTTGATTCCCGATGTTTTCAAAAACATTGGCTCACTTGAACATCTATCcctctcttccaaccaattaagtggtttgattcACGATGCTTTCGCAAATATGAGTTCACTTGAAAATCTTGACTTCTCttccaaccaattaagtggtttgaCTCCCGATGTTTTCAGAAACATGGGCTCGCTTGAATATCTATCcctctcttccaaccaattaagtggtttgaCTCCTAATGCTTTTGCAAACATGAGCTCACTTGCATATCTCAGTctctcttccaaccaattaagtggtttgattccGAATGCTTTCGCAAACATGAGCTCCCTTGCATATCTCAGTctctcttccaaccaattaagtggtttgaCTCCCAATGCTTTCTCAAACATGAGCTCGCTTGCATATCTATacctctcttccaaccaattaagtggtttgaCTCCTAATGTTTTCAGAAACATGGGCTCGCTTGAATATCTATacctctcttccaaccaattaagtggtttgaCTCCTAATGCCTTTGCAAACATGAGCTCACTTGCATATCTCAGTctctcttccaaccaattaagtggtttgattcccGATGCTTTCAGAAACATGGGCTCACTTGCATATCTCAGTTTCTCttccaaccaattaagtggtttgattcccGATGCTTTCAGAAACATGAGCTCACTTGAACATCTTGacctctcttccaaccaattaagtggCTTGATTCCCGATGCTTTCAGAAACATGGGCTCACTTGCATCTCTTAGTctctcttccaaccaattaagtggtttgaCTCCTAATGCTTTCGCAAACATGAGGTCACTTGTAGAGCTTGacctctcttccaaccaattaagtggtttgaATCCTGATGTTTTTAGAAACATGGACTCCCTTGTAAATCTTGACCTCTAttccaaccaattaagtggtttgattccGAATGCTTTCGCAAACATGAGCTCACTTGCACGTCTTTacctctcttccaaccaattaagtggtttTATTCCCAATGCTTTCAGAAACATGAGCTCACTTGAATATCTTGCCCTGTCttccaaccaattaagtggtttgaCTCCCGATGCTTTCAGAAACATGGGCTCACTTTCATATCTTAACCTCTCTTCCAACAaattaagtggtttgattcACGATGTTTTTGCAAACATGAGCTCACTTGCACGTCTTGACATCTCTTATAACCCATTCGGAGGAGGGATCCCAGCCTCCATTGGCCAGTTATGCAGTTTGCGACATGTGTCAGTTTTAGGTTGTAATCTGACAAGTGGACAACTTTCTGAGTTTGTTCAAGGATGTTCAGCATGTTTTCAAAATTCATTACAGAGTTTTGATCTTTCCAATAATCATCTTGCTGGGTCACTTCCTAATCTTACAAGCGTTTCATCATTGGAGGTATTAACTCTCTCCAAAAATAAGTTGAGTGTTCTGGATAGTATtggaaatttttcttctctgaAACAATTATATGTTGATCAAAATCAATTACAATGGATGATACCGGAAAGTATTGGGAAACTCTCCGGTTTGTATGTCTTGGATCTCTCTGGAAATCTTCTGAGCGGAAGAATTCCAGAAGGTATTGGGTAA
- the LOC112181531 gene encoding L10-interacting MYB domain-containing protein, with translation MASNEMEVDDKAEWSAKNEGKFIRILHEHVKKGDMQTSTFKKKIWVEISDELFAESTKRYVVPQLKSKFNRLRKKHREFSDLIEHTGFGWDPIANTVTASEEVWATYIKRVPGVKPYRKKGLEHYEILGEIFNTTTATGQLHYASSQLPPNSDEERELENKFLNNGVHINLDEDFNINNAQIETKGKRKAMTEAPASERRTKKWDKMEAYLEICGEVMKEKLQQRKEKNTEENKEKYSIEECVQIVETLGDIDHATLIKMMDKLIIVEWRRLFLSMSDERRRAWLANL, from the exons ATGGCCTCTAATGAAATGGAAGTTGATGACAAAGCCGAATGGTCTGCTAAGAATGAAGGAAAATTCATTCGTATTTTGCATGAGCATGTGAAAAAAGGTGACATGCAAACGTCcactttcaaaaagaaaatttgggTGGAAATAAGTGATGAGCTATTTGCTGAAAGTACAAAAAGATATGTTGTGCCACAACTAAAGTCTAAATTCAATAGACTACGCAAAAAACACCgtgaattttctgatttgatTGAGCATACCGGATTTGGGTGGGATCCTATTGCGAACACTGTAACTGCATCAGAGGAAGTATGGGCTACATATATTAAG AGAGTGCCAGGAGTGAAGCCATATCGTAAGAAAGGGTTGGAACATTATGAAATTTTAGGGGAAATATTTAACACTACTACTGCAACGGGTCAACTACATTATGCCTCTAGCCAACTCCCTCCCAATTCAGATGAAGAGCGCGAGTTAGAGAACAAGTTTCTTAATAATGGAGTTCATATCAATCTTGATGAGGATTTCAATATTAATAATGCTCAGATTGagacaaaaggaaaaagaaaggctATGACAGAGGCTCCAGCTTCAGAGCGTCGTACAAAGAAATGGGACAAAATGGAAGCCTACTTAGAAATTTGTGGtgaggtgatgaaagaaaagctacaacaaagaaaagaaaaaaatactgAAGAGAATAAGGAGAAGTACTCCATTGAAGAGTGTGTGCAAATTGTGGAAACATTGGGAGACATTGACCATGCCACATTAATCAAAATGATGGATAAGCTTATAATTGTTGAATGGAGGAGGCTCTTTCTTTCCATGTCAGATGAAAGAAGGAGAGCTTGGCTAGCTAATCTCTAG